From the genome of Aspergillus chevalieri M1 DNA, chromosome 8, nearly complete sequence, one region includes:
- a CDS encoding putative nuclear membrane fusion protein Kar5 (COG:S;~EggNog:ENOG410PTMG;~InterPro:IPR007292;~SECRETED:SignalP(1-31);~TransMembrane:2 (n11-26c31/32o473-494i501-519o);~go_process: GO:0000742 - karyogamy involved in conjugation with cellular fusion [Evidence IEA];~go_process: GO:0048288 - nuclear membrane fusion involved in karyogamy [Evidence IEA]) — protein MRTSGASQITVLSSFILLLTYFSLILAPISATANELSTHNSSNDMNLISFLNSKTQQYDVIFTEAVQLLESMKSAPSCNRLAATKLVTSCQSISKDNGLGSDNYVTLERIRSLYAARLAICELDGAGTSIPASCSPVAVSSTQKRSFFGFSGKYKSQNDIEDIPRHFLESCLRSLESRPQWWTSYSNSRQNAMVICQAARIEGEKEELLDLHRHIIDVTLKLNHGLEEALRTAAAESAEQKAFVHAIDTMRNRLTRELEDTETRFKLFISGIFQDVESSVQSIVSSVTMVLGRIHTGTAVLEKNVRNVSNEVDHLQETLRAVHAETLARSEQLIQVHRQDSNAQIEIASSLRSSLESLLQGDMVRLSQEMGTLDTSVEWLLGKIGTILRQEAKVSERLQTFEIMLVQSEMKAQDLQRAQLLQSEVIAAQSQAQHNIQTDIQISQALLDKVISTAANLQTMVDETATKYRESPVLGALHGTYSAWTVCALLFSMLGAQNPKSALAVLFIGMAHLFVTRIIF, from the exons ATGAGGACGTCTGGGGCATCTCAGATCACCGTGCTGTCTTCGTTCATTCTCTTACTCACATATTTCTCCTTAATCCTTGCTCCTATTAGTGCAACGGCGAATG AGCTCTCTACGCATAACTCATCCAATGATATGAATCTGATCTCGTTCTTGAACTCCAAAACCCAGCAATACGACGTTATATTTACAGAAGCAGTCCAACTGCTAGAGTCAATGAAATCCGCTCCGTCGTGCAACCGGCTTGCCGCAACCAAACTGGTGACGTCCTGTCAATCTATCAGCAAGGATAACGGTCTTGGATCGGACAACTACGTGACTCTGGAACGCATTCGCTCATTATATGCGGCAAGGCTGGCTATTTGCGAGCTGGATGGAGCTGGAACATCCATTCCTGCGTCGTGTTCCCCGGTGGCCGTTTCATCAACGCAGAAGAGAAGCTTCTTTGGGTTCTCGGGTAAATATAAATCTCAGAATGACATCGAAGATATACCGCGGCACTTCCTCGAATCGTGTCTCAGGTCACTTGAATCGAGACCGCAGTGGTGGACGTCTTATAGCAACAGTAGGCAAAACGCTATGGTGATTTGCCAAGCGGCAAGGATCGAGGGTGAAAAGGAAGAACTCCTGGATTTGCACAGACATATCATCGATGTTACACTCAAACTCAACCATGGTCTTGAAGAGGCTTTGCGGACTGCAGCTGCTGAGTCTGCAGAGCAGAAGGCATTTGTTCATGCTATTGACACGATGCGGAATAGACTGACCCGTGAATTGGAAGACACTGAGACACGCTTCAAACTCTTCATTAGTGGAATATTTCAGGATGTCGAGTCCAGCGTTCAGTCTATTGTGTCCAGCGTGACGATGGTTCTTGGAAGGATTCACACAGGAACGGCAGTTCTCGAAAAG AATGTCCGGAACGTTTCCAACGAGGTCGATCATCTGCAAGAGACTCTGCGGGCCGTCCACGCGGAAACCCTGGCAAGAAGCGAGCAACTAATACAGGTACACCGACAAGATTCGAACGCCCAGATAGAAATTGCATCATCTCTTCGTTCATCCCTGGAGTCGCTTCTGCAGGGCGACATGGTCAGGCTGTCTCAAGAAATGGGAACTTTGGATACTTCAGTA GAATGGTTACTTGGAAAGATAGGTACCATTCTACGTCAGGAGGCCAAGGTGTCGGAG CGCCTTCAAACTTTTGAAATAATGTTAGTACAGTCTGAGATGAAGGCCCAGGATCTACAAAGAGCACAACTGCTGCAGTCCGAAGTCATTGCGGCACAATCGCAAGCGCAGCATAATATACAAACCGACATCCAAATCTCCCAGGCACTGCTCGATAAAGTGATTTCCACTGCAGCCAACCTCCAGACAATGGTTGATGAGACAGCAACCAAATATCGGGAGTCTCCTGTTTTGGGTGCTCTACATGGGACTTACTCCGCCTGGACGGTGTGTGCTCTGCTGTTTAGCATGCTTGGTGCGCAGAATCCGAAGTCCGCTCTGGCGGTGCTTTTTATCGGGATGG CTCATCTCTTCGTGACCAGGATAATCTTTTAA
- a CDS encoding mitochondrial 54S ribosomal protein uL6m (COG:J;~EggNog:ENOG410PNE9;~InterPro:IPR020040,IPR019906,IPR036789,IPR000702, IPR002358;~PFAM:PF00347;~go_component: GO:0005840 - ribosome [Evidence IEA];~go_function: GO:0003735 - structural constituent of ribosome [Evidence IEA];~go_function: GO:0019843 - rRNA binding [Evidence IEA];~go_process: GO:0006412 - translation [Evidence IEA]): protein MSCSIRQSCLRQLSRNTLRWASFPSFSSPAASLSRRTQCFSTTAPAQSRVGGAAISVPPEVSLSFIDLPQTQVRGRTKEISKTAIEIKGPLGQLTLDLPPFLEIAHDESTRKAKVSVRDAEDEHQRAMWGTMRAHLQNHVLGVSEGHICILSLVGVGYRASIESTATTVESTYPGQQFINLKVGFSHPVELGIPEGVKASTPQPTRILLEGVKKDVVTRFAAEIREWRRPEPYKGKGIFINGETIRLKAKKIR, encoded by the exons ATGTCCTGCTCCATACGCCAAAGCTGCTTGAGACAGCTTTCTCGGAATACCCTGAGATGGGCATCCTTTCCCTCGTTTTCCTCTCCCGCCGCCTCCCTGTCCCGACGCACACAATGTTTTTCGACCACCGCTCCGGCACAATCTCGAGTTGGCGGCGCTGCGATTTCGGTACCGCCAGAGGTTTCGTTGAGTTTTATTGATCTGCCTCAGACGCAAGTTCGTGGGAGGACAAAGGAGATTTCGAAGACTGCGATTGAGATCAAGGGGCCGTTAG GCCAATTGACCCTTGACCTCCCTCCCTTCCTCGAAATCGCCCATGATGAATCCACCCGAAAAGCAAAAGTGTCTGTGAGGGACGCTGAAGATGAACACCAGCGTGCTATGTGGG GTACCATGCGCGCACACTTGCAGAACCACGTCCTAGGTGTCTCAGAAGGCCACATCTGTATTCTCAGTCTGGTTGGTGTCGGTTACAGGGCCAGCATCGAATCCACGGCAACCACGGTCGAATCCACCTATCCTGGTCAACAGTTCATTAACCTGAAAGTCGGTTTCTCGCACCCGGTCGAGCTGGGTATTCCGGAGGGCGTCAAGGCGAGCACTCCGCAACCCACACGTATCCTGCTGGAGGGAGTTAAGAAAGACGTGGTGACGAGGTTTGCGGCAGAAATTCGGGAATGGAGAAGACCGGAGCCGTACAAGGGCAAGGGTATCTTCATTAATGGAGAGACGATTAGACTGAAGGCCAAGAAGATCAGGTAA
- a CDS encoding 3'(2'),5'-bisphosphate nucleotidase (BUSCO:EOG09262HP3;~COG:F,P;~EggNog:ENOG410PFFG;~InterPro:IPR020550,IPR000760,IPR020583,IPR006239;~PFAM:PF00459;~SECRETED:SignalP(1-23);~go_function: GO:0008441 - 3'(2'),5'-bisphosphate nucleotidase activity [Evidence IEA];~go_process: GO:0006790 - sulfur compound metabolic process [Evidence IEA];~go_process: GO:0046854 - phosphatidylinositol phosphorylation [Evidence IEA];~go_process: GO:0046855 - inositol phosphate dephosphorylation [Evidence IEA]) gives MLKARHRLTTFLSHLVTTTTTASSPSYIQVANMSTYQQERYIAELAVQRATLLTQKVFHEKAKGTVSKDDKSPVTIGDFGAQALIIQAIRKNFPNDEIVAEEEASSLREDKALSAEIYRLSKDIKLEDAESDNLLGGPLPSEEAMLDIIDQGNSKGGASGRIWALDPIDGTKGFLRGGQYAVCLGLMVDGDVKVGAIGCPNLPVDDAAALSAGIGADQDDGTGKGVLLSAIQGQGSASRPLTNGALAESKPISMRPLADITQATFCEGVEAAHSAQGDNAAVAERLGITNPSVRLDSQAKYCSIARGAGDIYLRLPVKKDYQEKIWDHAAGDLIVREAGGQVTDIYGNRLDFSKGRTLAANKGVVAAPKAFQDQVIDAVKAVLKL, from the coding sequence ATGCTTAAAGCCCGCCACCGTCTGACCACCTTCCTCTCCCACCTCGTCACTACAACCACAACtgcctcctctccctcctacATCCAAGTCGCCAACATGTCTACATACCAACAAGAACGTTACATCGCCGAACTCGCCGTCCAGCGCGCGACCCTTCTCACCCAAAAGGTCTTCCACGAAAAGGCCAAGGGCACCGTCTCCAAGGACGACAAATCCCCCGTCACCATTGGCGACTTCGGAGCCCAGGCCCTGATCATCCAGGCCATCCGCAAGAACTTTCCCAATGACGAGATCGTCGCTGAAGAAGAGGCCAGCTCCCTCCGCGAGGACAAGGCGCTGAGCGCCGAGATCTACAGATTGAGCAAGGACATCAAGCTGGAGGATGCGGAGAGTGACAACCTGCTTGGCGGCCCGTTGCCCAGTGAAGAGGCGATGCTCGATATCATCGACCAGGGCAACAGCAAGGGTGGTGCGTCTGGTCGCATCTGGGCGCTGGACCCCATCGATGGTACTAAGGGTTTCCTCCGCGGCGGCCAGTACGCGGTTTGTCTTGGTCTGATGGTGGACGGTGATGTGAAGGTGGGTGCTATCGGATGCCCCAACCTGCCTGTTGACGATGCTGCGGCGCTCTCCGCGGGCATTGGTGCCGACCAGGACGATGGCACCGGCAAGGGTGTGCTTCTCTCCGCCATCCAGGGCCAAGGATCTGCTAGCCGTCCTCTGACCAACGGTGCGCTGGCTGAGAGCAAGCCTATTTCCATGCGGCCTTTGGCAGATATCACGCAGGCTACCTTCTGCGAGGGTGTTGAGGCTGCTCACTCCGCGCAGGGCGACAATGCCGCTGTTGCTGAGCGCTTGGGTATCACCAACCCCAGTGTTCGTCTGGATTCGCAGGCTAAGTACTGCTCCATCGCCAGAGGTGCGGGTGACATCTATCTGCGTCTCCCTGTGAAGAAGGACTACCAGGAGAAGATCTGGGATCACGCTGCTGGTGATCTGATTGTCCGTGAGGCTGGTGGTCAGGTCACGGACATCTACGGTAACCGGTTGGATTTCAGCAAGGGCCGGACTCTTGCTGCCAACAAGGGTGTTGTTGCCGCCCCTAAGGCCTTCCAGGACCAGGTCATTGATGCTGTGAAGGCTGTTCTGAAGCTGTAA
- the LSB5 gene encoding LSB5 family protein (BUSCO:EOG09262YQG;~COG:U;~EggNog:ENOG410PGIX;~InterPro:IPR038425,IPR002014,IPR044103,IPR008942;~PFAM:PF00790;~go_process: GO:0006886 - intracellular protein transport [Evidence IEA];~go_process: GO:0006897 - endocytosis [Evidence IEA];~go_process: GO:0007015 - actin filament organization [Evidence IEA]) has translation MYSKYGNIHRQLRALTILDFLIQNTGERFLREFADEPLLERLRIAATDPVSDPLVKEKCKQLFGQWAASYKNTPGMERVTALYRQLPKRKKPASQAKAKVLRDAEPPKEQQPLGHTVSISAGNGPSMVVGGGSKHKNKKQERKEKEKQEKLAQKEKRKSLGTFRSFSLEREKPQMIQTLANSSVASTNLLNALKLVNRETQRVSEDIEVMNRVDTCRQLRRQILRYIQYVETEEFLGGLIHANEELVTALMAFEVLDKSVDYDSDSDQDVLVSGWTPRDDDFDESFAGLSINPPKPPRPARPVSLPVLPSASRQQDNGKGKGVFDDSESESETESDDEDDDENNPFGDRNAIPPASVDAAGRTWREV, from the exons ATGTATAGCAAATATGGAAATATCCACCGCCAGCTGAGAGCGCTCACCATTCTCGACTTCCTGATTCAAAACACCGGGGAGCGGTTTCTGCGCGAGTTTGCAGATGAACCGTTGTTAGAACGACTGCGAATTGCTGCTACCGATCCCGTGTCTGATCCGTTAGTGAAGGAAAAATGCAAGCAACTCTTTGGTCAATGGGCAGCGTCTTACAAAAACACCCCGGGCATGGAACGGGTAACGGCGCTCTATAGACAACTTCCCAAGCGCAAGAAGCCAGCCAGTCAGGCTAAAGCCAAAGTCCTTCGAGACGCTGAGCCTCCCAAAGAACAACAACCACTAGGCCACACTGTGTCTATTTCAGCCGGGAACGGACCATCCATGGTTGTCGGCGGTGGATCCAAgcacaagaacaagaagcaggaaaggaaagaaaaagagaagcaagaaaagctagctcaaaaagaaaagaggaagagcctGGGCACTTTCCGCTCCTTCAGCCTGGAACGCGAGAAACCGCAAATGATCCAAACCCTCGCCAACTCTTCAGTCGCCAGCACAAACCTCCTCAACGCCCTCAAACTCGTCAACCGCGAGACCCAGCGCGTCAGCGAAGACATCGAAGTCATGAACCGCGTCGACACATGCAGACAACTCCGCCGCCAGATTCTCCGCTACATCCAATACGTCGAAACTGAGGAATTCCTCGGCGGTCTCATCCACGCAAACGAAGAACTCGTGACCGCCCTAATGGCGTTCGAAGTCCTCGACAAGAGCGTCGACTACGACAGCGACAGCGACCAAGACGTCCTTGTATCAGGCTGGACACCACGAGACGACGATTTCGACGAGAGCTTCGCGGGCCTCAGCATCAACCCGCCCAAGCCACCCCGTCCTGCTCGTCCGGTGAGTCTGCCGGTTTTGCCTTCTGCTTCGCGGCAGCAGGATAATGGCAAGGGCAAGGGCGTTTTTGATGACAGTGAGAGTGAGTCGGAGACGGAGtcggacgatgaagacgatgatgagaACAATCCGTTCGGTGATCGGAATGCTATCCCGCCGGCTTCTGTTGATGCCGCTGGACGTACTTG GAGAGAAGTCTAG
- a CDS encoding uncharacterized protein (COG:D,P;~EggNog:ENOG410PGV0;~InterPro:IPR036551,IPR003382;~PFAM:PF02441;~go_function: GO:0003824 - catalytic activity [Evidence IEA]): MAIGFKSDSSATPLNLKTVSKGFCSTEMEIHGDREEMVIGDGDTNANGTSKHVTTTPSPPRRRRLLLSTESSFVDNVLPSLVQNPEIELRLITDEPSASLAGMNKVPHYMDTVDSQTFEKKTAARRWLKAKAAELCEWADLLLVAPIDAGTLGSMLGGLTNTLTLALLRGWKSSKPVVLIPGMTVCEWEHPLSNKQLNELERFWPWISIVTPVLFESKGPDELVQLPWDGLKELHGTIEETLGFSFSNGASNPSKADYETTVSADKLAGTITPISRQSQLRFNETKENGALSLPLEIWLNIFEDNLGDWETAKAVGIPTNLPVPKEWQCHLLKMSAPASLEYTILRGSFAAIKKRIDALPRWKPLSDLACHLIFKFSRTDILSYLTENHLDLLWTTSRLTNLPYRASAIYGNSNILTWWRDAPALPNKEYIADAMDGASRAGFLSVLEWWRTSGLELRYTERALEAASAEGRVHVLDWWRNASTSAPPTNPLPLKVGKSVLLAAQSGRAESLAWWDASGIPYSHAESVARIASTHGHVHVLQLWHRLKGAKMIFDCQVLVGPTKNGHDNVLEWWRRSGLRVEFKTCDIEEALEDADPVSGAEGRVRKWWARNGLNLGVGTSEWMKTKVLCS, translated from the coding sequence ATGGCTATTGGTTTTAAATCGGACAGCTCGGCTACTCCCCTTAATTTGAAGACCGTGTCGAAGGGCTTTTGCTCGACGGAGATGGAAATTCATGGGGATAGAGAAGAAATGGTAATTGGAGACGGAGATACCAACGCCAACGGGACATCGAAACATGTCACCACTACACCCTCGCCTCCACGCCGGAGACGCTTGCTTCTATCGACCGAAAGTTCCTTTGTCGACAATGTCCTCCCCTCCTTGGTACAAAATCCCGAGATCGAGTTACGGTTGATCACAGACGAGCCTTCAGCGTCACTTGCGGGCATGAACAAGGTCCCGCATTACATGGACACGGTGGATAGCCAGACATTCGAGAAAAAGACGGCTGCTCGGAGGTGGTTAAAGGCCAAGGCGGCAGAGCTTTGTGAATGGGCTGATTTGCTCCTGGTGGCGCCCATCGATGCTGGAACTCTGGGGTCAATGCTTGGAGGTTTGACCAACACATTGACTCTAGCCCTCTTGCGTGGGTGGAAGTCGTCGAAACCGGTTGTTCTTATCCCGGGCATGACTGTTTGTGAATGGGAGCATCCGCTGAGCAACAAGCAGCTCAACGAGCTTGAGCGATTCTGGCCGTGGATCAGTATCGTTACACCAGTCCTGTTTGAATCAAAAGGGCCTGATGAGCTGGTGCAACTTCCGTGGGACGGGTTGAAGGAGCTTCACGGAACTATCGAAGAGACACTTGGATTTTCTTTCTCAAACGGCGCCTCGAATCCGAGCAAAGCTGATTATGAAACGACCGTATCGGCAGACAAGTTGGCAGGGACTATCACCCCGATTTCGCGACAATCACAGCTTCGATTCAATGAAACAAAAGAGAACGGTGCACTCTCGTTACCGCTGGAGATATGGTTGAATATTTTCGAAGACAATCTGGGAGACTGGGAGACCGCCAAGGCTGTTGGTATCCCTACGAATCTACCAGTTCCCAAGGAGTGGCAATGTCATCTCCTGAAGATGTCGGCTCCCGCGTCACTAGAATACACCATCCTTCGAGGCTCATTTGCAGCAATCAAAAAGCGCATCGATGCCTTGCCACGTTGGAAACCACTCTCCGATCTTGCCTGCCATCTCATCTTCAAGTTTTCACGGACCGACATCCTCTCCTATCTCACAGAAAACCACCTCGATCTCCTCTGGACAACCTCCCGCCTAACAAACCTCCCATACCGCGCATCAGCAATATACGGCAATTCCAACATCCTCACCTGGTGGCGCGACGCACCCGCCCTACCCAACAAAGAATACATCGCCGACGCCATGGACGGCGCCTCTCGCGCAGGCTTCCTCAGCGTCCTCGAATGGTGGCGCACCTCGGGCCTCGAACTCCGCTACACAGAACGCGCCCTCGAAGCCGCCAGCGCCGAAGGCCGCGTCCACGTCCTGGATTGGTGGAGAAACGCCTCCACATCCGCACCCCCGACAAACCCCCTCCCACTCAAAGTAGGCAAATCCGTACTCCTAGCCGCGCAGTCCGGCCGCGCCGAGTCCCTGGCTTGGTGGGACGCCTCGGGAATACCTTACAGCCACGCCGAATCCGTCGCCCGCATCGCTAGCACGCACGGCCACGTGCACGTCCTGCAACTCTGGCACCGGTTAAAGGGCGCGAAGATGATCTTCGACTGCCAGGTACTCGTGGGCCCAACCAAGAACGGGCACGATAATGTGCTTGAGTGGTGGCGGCGGAGCGGGTTGCGGGTGGAGTTTAAGACGTGCGATATTGAAGAGGCGCTTGAAGATGCGGATCCGGTGTCTGGTGCCGAGGGGAGAGTCAGGAAGTGGTGGGCAAGGAACGGGTTGAATCTGGGGGTCGGGACGAGTGAGTGGATGAAGACGAAGGTTTTGTGTTCGTAA
- a CDS encoding uncharacterized protein (COG:D,P;~EggNog:ENOG410PGV0;~InterPro:IPR020846,IPR011701,IPR036259;~PFAM:PF07690;~TransMembrane:14 (i41-66o78-96i108-128o134-155i167-189o195-220i232-251o263-282i302-321o341-359i371-390o396-422i434-452o505-524i);~go_function: GO:0022857 - transmembrane transporter activity [Evidence IEA];~go_process: GO:0055085 - transmembrane transport [Evidence IEA]): MPVTEQTPLLRENTQQHAPPGTAATQDSEVPLAQEPSTRELVLILGSIWVGVFLAALDTTIVATLTVPISSSFHSLSLLSWLATAYLISNAAFQPISGRLTDIYSRRAGLIFSNVFFAAGNLICGLAKAEWVIVLGRVVSGIGGGGLTAISTFIVSDLVPLRKRGVWQGIGNICYGAGGGLGGVFGGWINDTLGWRWAFLIQVPFVVVSGILVAITVKVPVKGDSTGRLKRVDFLGAITLVITLVTFLLGLNTGGNQVPWSHPLVLTTLPLSAVFLGLFVYVESKLASEPVIPVNLLLNRTVLSACLTNWFTTMAVFGLLFYLPLYFQVQGLSATAAGARLIPQAIGTSLGSMGAGILMRATGRYKAFSHVSMALMVLGAALICTMSLDTPAWLPFIYFFLGGTAYGGMLTVTLVALISAVDHQHHAVITSASYAFRSTGSTIGITIASAVFQNVLKSGLWSRFGGREHAKELISRIRDNLDEIRKLPTDWRLGALAAYMDSLRAVFLTLCGLAVLGALASIAMREHKLHTNLARRER; the protein is encoded by the exons ATGCCCGTAACGGAGCAAACGCCGCTTCTACGCGAGAATACACAGCAACATGCACCCCCGGGCACAGCCGCAACTCAGGATTCCGAAGTTCCCCTGGCTCAGGAGCCCAGCACAAGGGAATTGGTCCTAATTCTGGGTAGTATCTGGGTGGGTGTATTTTTGGCTGCTCTTG ATACCACCATCGTTGCGACTCTGACCGTCCCGATATCCTCGTCCTTTCATTCGCTATCGCTGCTCTCCTGGCTGGCAACTgcgtatctgatttccaatGCCGCATTCCAACCCATTAGTGGACGATTGACGGACATCTACTCCCGGCGCGCTGGTCTGATCTTCTCCAACGTCTTTTTCGCCGCGGGAAATTTGATCTGCGGTCTGGCCAAAGCTGAATGGGTCATCGTGCTTGGACGGGTTGTCTCAGGGATTGGAGGTGGTGGGTTGACTGCGATTTCAACATTCATCGTCTCGGATCTGGTCCCCCTTCGGAAGCGAGGTGTTTGGCAAGGGATTGGTAATATCTGCTAtggtgctggcggtggaCTGGGAGGTGTGTTTGGTGGTTGGATCAATGACACGCTGGGATGGCGATGGGCGTTCTTGATTCAAGTTCCGTTCGTCGTAGTCTCTGGCATTCTGGTGGCTATTACTGTGAAGGTGCCAGTGAAGGGTGATAGTACGGGAAGACTGAAGCGCGTTGACTTCCTAGGTGCCATCACGTTGGTCATTACACTTGTGACATTCCTGCTTGGCCTCAATACGGGTGGTAACCAAGTGCCATGGTCTCACCCTCTCGTTCTCACAACGCTGCCATTGTCCGCAGTGTTCCTGGGGCTGTTTGTCTATGTCGAGTCGAAGCTGGCGTCTGAGCCCGTCATTCCGGTCAATCTGCTGCTCAATAGGACCGTCCTTTCGGCTTGTTTGACTAACTGGTTCACTACTATGGCAGTATTTGGACTCCTCTTCTACCTGCCACTTTACTTCCAAGTCCAGGGTCTGTCCGCAACTGCGGCTGGTGCGAGGTTGATTCCCCAGGCGATTGGGACCTCCCTTGGATCCATGGGAGCTGGAATACTCATGCGCGCAACTGGCCGCTACAAGGCCTTCAGCCATGTCTCCATGGCTCTTATGGTTCTTGGGGCAGCGTTGATCTGTACCATGTCGCTTGACACTCCTGCCTGGCTGCCTTTCATCTACTTCTTCCTGGGTGGAACTGCCTACGGCGGGATGCTCACGGTCACCCTGGTTGCGCTCATTTCTGCGGTCGACCATCAACACCATGCCGTCATTACATCTGCATCTTATGCCTTCCGTAGTACGGGAAGCACCATCGGCATCACCATTGCCTCTGCTGTTTTCCAGAATGTTCTCAAATCCGGCCTCTGGTCTCGTTTTGGCGGTCGCGAGCACGCCAAGGAACTAATCTCTCGCATCCGCGACAACCTGGATGAAATTCGCAAGCTTCCGACGGACTGGAGACTGGGTGCGCTGGCTGCGTATATGGACTCGTTGCGGGCTGTCTTTCTAACTCTTTGTGGTCTGGCTGTCTTGGGAGCATTGGCGAGTATTGCCATGAGAGAGCACAAACTACACACGAACCTGGCCAGACGAGAGCGCTGA